GGGATAGCAGACTAGACTGTGCCAGCAGGAGTTGTCTGTGCTGTTGCCCTGCCCTTGAGTGCCGCCCTCCACCCGGATTGCCAACCCTCAAATCAAGGGACAACAGAAGAGGCCCAGAGTTAGGAAACCTATTTTTTTCCTTGTAGGTATTCCTAgaagctaagaaaaaaataaaaataaaaataaaagctattcTCATGAAGTCTTAAGAGGGGTCTGGTCAGGGCTGGAAGTGAGCAGTCTTTCTTCCTCCAAGATGAAGCAGAGCAGTTGGATGtacctcaaacacacacacacacacacacacacacacacacacacacacacacacacatatatacacatatatgtatatgtaaaatgaaaatgaaacccaCAGCTCCTTGGACACTAGGGTATGCTGGAGAAGTGATTGGAAGCCTTCAAAGGACCAAAGTCCTCAGGCTGTTGGAAGTCATCCCGCCCTTCAAGAGAAGGACCATCCTGGTATTAGGAGAGGAGGACATGATGGGACATGGGGCAAGGCTGCCTGCAGGGTGTGTGGGCAATCAGGGTGACAGTGCCCACTCTGCACTCAGAGGTACTGCCCTCTAATAGGTCCCGCAAGCCATCTGACTATCGGATCCTGCTAGGGTACCACCAGCTGGGCAGTCCCACTGAGTACAGCCGACAGCTGACAGTGAGTAGGCTCATCTTGCACGAGAACTTTAACAAGGTCTACAGTCAGGGAAACGACATCGTCCTGATTCAGCTGCACAGGCCTGTGACATACAACTCCCACATCTTGCCGGCCTGCGTCCCAGAGAACACCACAAAGGTACCCCTTGATAGGTCCTGCTGGATAAGCGGCTGGGGGATGCTCAGAGAGGATGGTGAGTACACAGACCAGGCGAAGAGGGGAGGGCAAGAGACTGTGGAGGCCTTTCCTGGGGTTGTGAAACTCAGTTTCTGGTTCAAAAGCGAAGCTCCACCTTCCAGATCAGAAGTGTGGCCTCTTTGACTCCAGAGCCCTGAGTGTGGCTGACCCTGTGCACTGCAAGGCTCTCACCAAACAGGGGTTGCTCTACCCTGGCCAGGAAAGACACGGGGTATCCTTAAGAAGATGAGGGCTGCCAGGCATGGGGCAGGTTGGGGTGTTTACCTGGGGAACACTCACCTCTGTCGATCTCACTACCCAACCCTCAAGGCAAGGGAAGACTGCCTGTTCTGTCAGCTTGTACaacctgtgtgcatgtgggtcCCATCCATGAATCCATGGATCCAGTCACCTGTGGACCAAAAGCTAGTGTTGGGGAGTGACATCCTCCTTGTCCATGTTCCCTAAACAATATGGTATTGTGACTCTGTGTATCACATTTGCCCTGTGTCAGAGATGATTTCAAGTGTGCAAGAAGATATGCACAGGTTCTCCGCATACACTACGCAGCAGGAATTCAGCGTCTTCAGAGTTTAGTGTCCTGGGCCACAGAAGAGCCTGCTGATGATAGTAGGGATGAGTGCAGATGTTTAGATTGAGGACACAGAGTTCCTTGGCAAGGATTTTACACAGGACTGGATGCTTTCGACTTAAGACAGTATAATGgcaagtgaaataaaatgaatataaatttgaCGTGAAACTTAGGGTCCCAAtctggcagagcaggcagatgtTTCTCTGAGGTCAGGGCTAGGTCCCATCCCTGCTCCTAGACTCACCAGCATTAGAAAGGATGGTCCTTCACTCTCTAAGCCCTAGTCAGGGCTATAGGGTCTCCAGGTCCGGCCATGGGATGAGAGTGGGAGCAGAGAGTGAAGGTGTGGGCTGGGGCAGCGCTCAGAGCAGAGAACCTGGCCTCCCGAAGAGCTGGACCTTCAGCCATCTTCTGTCATGCCCTCTCCTGACCATGGTTGCTGGGCCTGGGCCAGGCTTGGGTCTGCTTCACGCAGTGGCCCCTGCCTGAAATGCTGCTGTCACTCGGCTGCCATGAGGTGACCCCAGGCCAGATCTGTGAGAGGACCTGGAAACAGAACTCACGTCTCCAGGTCCAGTTGCTCCTTGTGATTGGCCAGTCTTCTTGTCACACTCTTAAATGTTTCTGGCCCATGTCCTGTGTCACTGTTGCAGGCAGGCTTCAGCGTCCCCGTGTCCAGCTTGGGCCCCccagagcagccagagctgtttGAAAGCTCAGTTCCCTTCCTGGGTTTCTGTGTCCTCGGGGTGCAGTCTCAGGCCCCTCGCCTGGTGAGGAGGCTCTGCCCGGGACCCCCACACCGGGACCTTTGCAGTCACCCTGATTTCCAGCCTGCTCCTGTCTTCCACAGCCCCTCTGCTTGCTCTTGAATGCCATTTCCCCTGGTCCCTGCATGCCTGTTGTGAGCCCTTCCCTGCCACTGTGGCCTAAGGtggctgccccccaccccaccatctctGCTAGCTATCATCCGGGGAAGAGGAGCTGACATCTTCTGTCAGCTGCATCTCACAACTGATGCACAGAGTTCCCTCCCACAGAGTTTCTGGCGGCACCTTTCCCTCTGCAGGATGCAGAGGTCTTCCTGATGGATGACAGGAAGTGTGAAGCCTTTTTCCAGACTCCAGAAGTCAACTCCATTcagtataaaattataaaagatgaTATGATATGTGCTGGGGACGTCATGAATGGAAAGTACATCTGCCGAGTAAGTGAGGGTGGCTCACACACTGCCCTGGAGCTCAGTCCTCTCCCTAATCCTGGCCAGCAGGCCACCCCCTGTGTCCTTAGAGGCTTCCCCTCCCATGGGGGTGAGACAGACAGCagatgttcagctgttagggttGCTGTCCACATGCTAAAAGTCTAGGATTGCTCCAGGTGGGTACCGTAAAGATCCCTTTGCAGCTTTATTGCGTAGAATTCTATGACTCCACCCTGAAGATCCTGACATAGGAGAGGTCTCctgtgttttaattaaaaaaaaacaaaacagccgggtggtggtggtgcacgcctttaatcccagcactcagaggcagagccaggccgatctctgtgagtttgaggtcagcctggtctacagagtgagttccaggaaaggtgcaaggctacacagagaaaccctgtctcaaacaaacaaataacaaaacaacaaaaacgtCCTTCCATGGACCCAAAGGGCACCAGTCAAGATAGCTGTAGAGATCTCTGGTCCCCAGCGAGTCCTTTCTACCCTGGGCAAtgtgtgtttcttccttcctggaCCTACTGGTtatgtcttctctctcctcaggGAGATTCTGGGGGTCCCCTTGTCTGCTTACTGGATGGTTCCTGGTATGTGATAGGGTTGGCCAGCTGGACCGCAGGGTGTCTAGAGTCAATTTCCAGCCCCAACATTTTCACCAAAGTCTCCTACTTTGCTGACTGGatcaagaagaaaaaggaagaaacaccTGATGCCGACCCCTTCTTGGCACCCCCCGAGGAAAAAGCCCCCACGCTGATAGGCTGGAGGAGTTTTGGCACCGGCACTACCATGAAACCCAGGATCTGCATAACCACACTGTCTTCTCAGATCCTCCTCCTGCAATCCATTTGGTTCCGGATTCCGTGATGGGCCCACAGAACCATCCATGCCAGCTATGGAGGTCTGTCATCATGTTCACTGAGCACCACTCTGAATGCTTCCCATCTCTGGACTCACCTGTCTCTCTGAGGCTCCCTGCTCCAGGCCTGACAgaataaaacaactgaaggaaCTTCTGGATCCCTTTTC
The sequence above is drawn from the Onychomys torridus chromosome 18, mOncTor1.1, whole genome shotgun sequence genome and encodes:
- the LOC118569377 gene encoding serine protease 40-like — encoded protein: MPGTRAQPLGPGRRGACLLAALLLCSSLLPLHAQDYTTPQRDPVTLDVRPTPKGPSNRSEVCGRTNFQGKIFGGQMATPGRWPWQASLLFRGSHICGAVLIDKNWVACAAHCFQRSRKPSDYRILLGYHQLGSPTEYSRQLTVSRLILHENFNKVYSQGNDIVLIQLHRPVTYNSHILPACVPENTTKVPLDRSCWISGWGMLREDEFLAAPFPLQDAEVFLMDDRKCEAFFQTPEVNSIQYKIIKDDMICAGDVMNGKYICRGDSGGPLVCLLDGSWYVIGLASWTAGCLESISSPNIFTKVSYFADWIKKKKEETPDADPFLAPPEEKAPTLIGWRSFGTGTTMKPRICITTLSSQILLLQSIWFRIP